A window of the Lactuca sativa cultivar Salinas chromosome 5, Lsat_Salinas_v11, whole genome shotgun sequence genome harbors these coding sequences:
- the LOC111920802 gene encoding uncharacterized protein LOC111920802, producing the protein MREKQAINVVLRRQTEAEDNKYKARLRVSIIVVRLLLKTSLSFRGHDESVNSENRGLYIEVLKAIRETSEEIFNNTLENAPKNNQLISPKIQKELVQCFAQEVLLSIHEEIGQDVFALLVDESSDVSKKEHMAIVLRYVDSLGFVKERFIGIVHVKDTSSLTLKNAINEIRGQGYDGASNMRGEFNGLKALILQENDTTFYVHCFAHQLQLVVVAVAKKDDGVSDFFEQISLVVNVVCASCKRKDLLREQARERVQKGLCSGDLETGRGLNQETTLVRAGETRWGSHFNTLTSLIKLFADVLVVLDFVKEEGGSLANRQQASGILAYFKSYEFVFYLHTMYDILHLTGTLSKQLQRKDLDILEAASMLYIGARNRRTTKTNRFHFEVEIFNTVVDMQLTEYRDRFSETSTQLLKYMAALSPCDSFAQFDKSKLLKFGKLYKYDFDDSDMIDLEGQLEIFYHSCIKDERFTSLKGISDLSRLMVSTGKHRSYPLVYKLLKLAVILPVVTASVERCFSKLKLLKTDLRNKIGDEFLNGALLCNVETEALTKVEDEKVMERFQKMYARR; encoded by the exons CTTTACATTGAAGTGTTAAAAGCCATTCGAGAGACTAGTGAAGAGATTTTCAACAATACTTTAGAAAATGCTCCTAAAAACAATCAACTAATTTCCCCTAAAATTCAAAAAGAACTTGTGCAATGTTTTGCACAAGAAGTACTTTTGAGTATTCATGAAGAGATTGGTCAAGATGTTTTTGCTTTACTAGTTGATGAATCTAGTGATGTTTCAAAAAAGGAACATATGGCTATTGTTTTGCGTTATGTCGATAGTCTTGGCTTTGTGAAAGAAAGATTCATAGGAATAGTGCACGTGAAGGATACGTCTTCTTTGACCCTCAAAAACGCCATAAATGAA atAAGAGGACAAGGTTACGATGGGGCTAGCAATATGCGAGGGGAATTCAATGGTTTGAAAGCTTTGATATTACAAGAGAATGACACAACTTTTTATGTACATTGCTTTGCACACCAACTTCAACTAGTAGTTGTGGCTGTAGCAAAGAAGGATGATGGTGTTAGTGACTTTTTTGAGCAAATTTCGTTGGTGGTTAATGTTGTTTGTGCCTCCTGTAAAAGAAAAGACTTACTACGAGAGCAAGCAAGAGAAAGGGTGCAAAAAGGCTTGTGTAGTGGTGATCTTGAAACAGGAAGAGGGTTAAATCAAGAGACTACACTTGTTCGAGCGGGAGAAACAAGATGGGGTTCACATTTCAACACACTCACAAGTTTGATTAAGTTGTTTGCGGATGTTCTTGTAGTTTTAGATTTTGTGAAAGAGGAAGGAGGGTCATTGGCAAACCGTCAACAAGCATCTGGAATCTTAGCATATTTTAAATCATATGAGTTTGTGTTTTACTTACATACGATGTATGACATTTTACACCTCACGGGTACATTGTCAAAACAACTTCAAAGAAAAGATCTAGACATTTTGGAAGCGGCTTCGATG TTGTATATTGGTGCGAGAAACCGTAGGACTACAAAGACTAATAGGTTTCATTTTGAGGTTGAAATCTTCAACACGGTGGTAGATATGCAACTTACAGAATATCGGGATCGATTTAGTGAAACAAGCACCCAATTACTAAAATACATGGCTGCTTTGAGCCCTTGTGATTCATTTGCACAATTTGACAAATCAAAGTTATTGAAGTTTGGTAAGTTATACAAGTATGACTTTGATGATTCAGATATGATAGACCTCGAAGGACAACTTGAGATATTTTATCACTCTTGCATTAAAGATGAGCGTTTCACTAGTTTGAAAGGAATTTCCGACCTTTCTCGTTTGATGGTTAGTACAGGGAAGCATCGGTCTTATCCTTTGGTTTATAAGCTTTTAAAGTTGGCTGTGATATTACCCGTAGTGACCGCAAGTGTAGAAAGatgtttttcaaagttgaagcTCTTGAAGACAGACTTGCGTAACAAAATTGGCGATGAATTTTTGAACGGCGCATTGCTTTGTAATGTCGAGACGGAAGCACTTACGAAAGTTGAGGATGAAAAAGTAATGGAGCGATTTCAAAAGATGTATGCACGAAGATGA